In one window of Caldalkalibacillus thermarum DNA:
- a CDS encoding spore germination protein: KPRWNLSVKTHLDGTPYEGKLSRTVWGRGKGGDNIKALPIPILLVIDGVKGLIVLGTKEIKHERSVEEPESEVVIRGPRDGFNENLRTNISLIRRRLRDPNLVIQIGQLGRRSKRDFAIMYIKGITTQDLIDEVRYRVACADVDDMAESGTLEQLIEDDVLSPFPQVQQTERPDKASSALTNGQVVLLLDGTPYVLIMPVTFHLLLKSPEDYYERWQIGSVIRFLRYGAAFMALFLPSLYVAMVSYHQGMIPTPLALSIAGAREGVPFPAFVEALLMEFSIELLREAGIRLPSTIGQTIGIVGGLVIGDAAVRAGLVSPIMVIVVALTAIASFAIPAYNVGITFRLLRFVLMAAAATMGLYGIIMVYILINIHLVGLRSFGSYYLSPFAPYRFLHWLDVVLRAPMPLMRMRTTEPRTLNDKKQD, encoded by the coding sequence GAAAGCCAAGATGGAACTTATCGGTTAAAACTCACTTGGATGGAACGCCGTATGAGGGGAAACTCTCACGTACGGTGTGGGGGAGGGGAAAAGGCGGAGATAATATCAAAGCCTTACCTATTCCCATCCTCCTGGTCATTGATGGGGTTAAGGGATTAATTGTTCTGGGGACCAAGGAGATTAAACATGAGCGATCCGTTGAGGAACCAGAGAGTGAAGTGGTGATTCGCGGACCGAGGGACGGGTTTAATGAAAACTTGCGGACCAACATTTCCCTTATTCGCCGCAGGCTCAGGGATCCCAACCTGGTCATTCAAATCGGTCAGCTGGGGCGGCGTAGCAAAAGGGATTTTGCCATCATGTATATCAAAGGGATTACCACCCAAGATCTGATCGACGAAGTACGCTATCGTGTCGCCTGTGCTGATGTCGATGACATGGCGGAAAGCGGCACTTTGGAACAGCTGATTGAAGACGATGTCTTATCCCCTTTCCCCCAGGTGCAACAAACGGAACGTCCCGACAAAGCATCCTCTGCCTTGACCAATGGTCAAGTGGTGCTCTTGCTGGACGGAACCCCGTATGTCTTAATAATGCCTGTCACCTTTCATCTATTGCTCAAATCCCCTGAGGATTATTACGAACGCTGGCAGATTGGCTCTGTGATCCGCTTCCTCCGTTATGGAGCCGCTTTTATGGCCTTGTTTCTTCCCTCTCTCTATGTCGCCATGGTCTCCTACCACCAGGGGATGATCCCCACCCCCTTGGCTTTATCTATTGCCGGTGCGCGGGAGGGCGTGCCTTTTCCTGCTTTTGTCGAGGCACTGCTGATGGAATTTTCGATAGAGTTATTAAGGGAAGCAGGGATCCGCTTGCCTAGCACTATTGGCCAAACCATTGGCATTGTAGGTGGTCTGGTCATTGGCGATGCAGCCGTCAGAGCTGGACTCGTCAGCCCCATCATGGTCATCGTGGTGGCCCTGACAGCCATTGCCTCCTTTGCCATTCCCGCTTACAATGTGGGCATTACTTTCCGGCTGCTCCGCTTCGTGCTCATGGCAGCGGCTGCCACCATGGGGTTGTACGGGATTATCATGGTCTATATCTTAATTAACATTCATTTGGTCGGTTTGCGCAGTTTTGGAAGTTATTACCTCTCTCCGTTTGCCCCCTACCGTTTCCTGCATTGGCTAGACGTTGTCCTGCGGGCCCCAATGCCCCTCATGCGGATGCGGACAACCGAGCCGCGCACATTAAATGATAAAAAACAGGACTGA
- a CDS encoding YhcN/YlaJ family sporulation lipoprotein, translating to MKKLCRFSRALGSGILMACWIVLLFNAGCAMYNQEQPFQADYKLQQQMDKKGSKPHKIKVDHDTANRSKLIAKSVEGVTDAAAVAIDQELSVAVDVAQMKRFQLKGIRKEIFHRLRKAYPEYQVHVSTDRKILQELKKLEKKTYQQQTEAEQKRLQKINQDMKG from the coding sequence GTGAAAAAATTATGCCGTTTCAGCCGGGCTTTGGGAAGCGGTATCTTGATGGCCTGCTGGATCGTATTGCTTTTTAATGCCGGTTGCGCCATGTATAACCAAGAACAGCCGTTTCAAGCCGATTACAAGTTGCAGCAGCAAATGGACAAGAAAGGGAGCAAACCTCACAAAATTAAAGTAGATCATGATACGGCCAACCGTTCCAAACTGATCGCCAAGTCAGTGGAGGGGGTTACGGATGCAGCAGCAGTTGCCATTGATCAGGAGCTTTCTGTAGCGGTTGATGTGGCCCAGATGAAACGTTTTCAACTCAAAGGGATTCGCAAAGAAATATTCCATCGATTGCGCAAAGCCTACCCTGAATACCAGGTGCATGTCAGTACGGACCGCAAAATTCTGCAGGAGTTAAAAAAACTGGAGAAAAAAACGTACCAGCAGCAAACGGAGGCTGAGCAAAAACGTCTGCAAAAGATCAATCAAGATATGAAAGGGTAA
- a CDS encoding IclR family transcriptional regulator produces the protein MEKKTVRSVERALDILLCFTTQHEWSLTEISHQVGLNKSTVYRLLASLEKKGFVAKNEATEKYRLGFRVWELSAHLERVDDPAVMLLPEMERLRDILDETVTLYVRDGKERVRVQAVESKQTIRRVAPIGVRMPLNVGASGKILVAYAEPDVQEMILNDPDWPEHIDKEAFMLQLLKIRQLGYATSVEEREAGTSAIAAPIFNRQGKCVAALAVSGPTGRLTLEKMEEIAPTVMDFASRMSKMVG, from the coding sequence ATGGAAAAAAAGACTGTAAGGTCTGTTGAACGGGCGCTGGATATTTTATTATGCTTTACAACCCAGCACGAATGGTCACTGACAGAAATTAGTCATCAGGTTGGTTTAAATAAGAGTACGGTTTATCGTTTGTTAGCCTCACTAGAGAAAAAAGGATTTGTCGCTAAAAATGAGGCCACGGAAAAATACCGCTTGGGCTTCCGCGTGTGGGAACTGTCCGCCCATTTAGAGCGGGTGGACGATCCAGCCGTGATGCTGTTGCCTGAAATGGAACGTTTGCGGGACATCCTGGATGAAACCGTCACCCTGTATGTACGGGATGGCAAGGAACGGGTCAGGGTTCAGGCCGTTGAAAGCAAGCAGACCATTCGCAGGGTAGCACCCATCGGCGTGCGCATGCCCTTAAATGTAGGGGCTTCAGGTAAAATCCTGGTGGCTTACGCAGAGCCTGATGTACAGGAAATGATTCTTAATGACCCCGATTGGCCTGAGCATATTGATAAAGAAGCCTTCATGCTGCAACTGTTGAAAATCCGCCAGTTGGGCTATGCTACCAGTGTGGAGGAACGGGAAGCAGGAACGTCTGCCATTGCAGCGCCCATTTTCAACCGGCAGGGTAAATGTGTGGCTGCTTTGGCTGTGTCCGGACCAACCGGAAGGCTGACTCTTGAAAAAATGGAAGAGATTGCACCAACCGTGATGGATTTTGCCTCCCGCATGAGCAAAATGGTCGGTTAA
- the acnA gene encoding aconitate hydratase AcnA, producing the protein MTYRDPFSVKSSLQVGDQTYTYFSLPKLEEQGVGPVSKLPFSIKVLLEAALRQVDGVAITEDHVKHIANWAETEDKDREIPFKPARIVLQDFTGVPAVVDLAAMRSKVAKDGGDPKQINPLVPVDLVIDHSVMVDKFGTKDALEYNMKVEFERNQERYRFLRWAQTAFDNFRIVPPATGIVHQVNLEYLASVAATKEVDGEQVVFPDSLVGTDSHTTMINGIGVVGWGVGGIEAEAGMLGQPLYFVTPEVVGFKLTGRLPEGATATDLALTVTQILRKKGVVGKFVEFYGDGLSNISVADRATVANMAPEYGATMGFFPVDEQTLDYLRLTGRSEEQVQLVKAYYQAQGLFRTDDSAEPVFSDTITLDLSTIEPTLAGPRRPQDRIVLSEMKESFNKTLRAPVEDGGFGLSDEELNKKVKVEHPNGETSELTNGSVVIAAITSCTNTSNPSVMLGAGLVAKKAVEKGLTTPAYVKTSLTPGSKVVTQYLIDAGLMEPLEALGFHVAGYGCATCIGNSGPLPDEVSKAIAENDLTVCSVLSGNRNFEGRIHAQVKANYLASPPLVVAYAIAGTMNIDLQKEPLGHDKDGNPVYLKDIWPTPEELQAALQTVNSDLFKKEYENVFESNPRFNEIDAPKGDLYEFDPESTYIQEPPFFENLEPEVGDIEEIKGARALALLGDSVTTDHISPAGNIAPDSPAGKYLLERGVERKDFNSYGSRRGNHEVMMRGTFANIRIRNQMVPGTEGGYTRYLPTGEIMPIYDAAMKYQQDGTPLVVLAGKEYGTGSSRDWAAKGTNLLGVKAVIAESFERIHRTNLVCMGVLPLQFAEGQGWKQLGITGNETFDILGLDNNLKPGQTITVRATREDGSSFEFNVIVRLDSVVDIEYYRNGGILQKVLRQMVQSA; encoded by the coding sequence ATGACGTATCGTGATCCTTTTTCCGTCAAATCCTCACTGCAAGTAGGGGATCAAACGTACACCTATTTCTCCCTTCCCAAACTGGAAGAACAAGGAGTTGGCCCGGTCTCCAAGCTGCCTTTTTCCATTAAGGTGCTGCTGGAAGCAGCTTTGCGCCAAGTGGATGGGGTAGCCATCACAGAAGATCACGTTAAACATATCGCCAACTGGGCCGAAACGGAAGATAAAGACCGTGAAATTCCGTTTAAACCTGCCCGTATTGTACTGCAGGACTTTACGGGGGTGCCTGCTGTCGTGGATCTGGCGGCCATGCGCTCCAAAGTGGCCAAGGACGGCGGGGATCCGAAACAAATCAATCCTCTCGTTCCCGTTGACTTGGTTATCGACCATTCCGTGATGGTAGATAAGTTTGGAACGAAAGATGCCCTGGAATACAATATGAAGGTGGAGTTTGAACGCAACCAGGAGCGTTACCGTTTCTTGCGCTGGGCTCAAACGGCCTTTGACAACTTCAGAATCGTTCCGCCGGCCACCGGTATCGTGCACCAGGTGAACCTGGAGTATCTGGCCAGTGTGGCAGCAACCAAGGAAGTTGACGGCGAACAGGTTGTCTTCCCTGATTCTCTGGTCGGAACCGACTCCCACACCACCATGATTAACGGCATCGGCGTGGTTGGCTGGGGTGTCGGCGGTATTGAAGCAGAAGCCGGTATGCTGGGACAACCTTTGTACTTCGTGACTCCGGAGGTTGTTGGTTTCAAATTGACTGGCCGTCTGCCTGAAGGGGCCACAGCAACAGACCTGGCCTTAACCGTAACCCAAATCTTGCGCAAAAAAGGCGTTGTAGGCAAATTCGTTGAGTTCTACGGTGACGGATTGTCCAACATCAGTGTGGCTGACCGCGCCACTGTGGCTAACATGGCACCGGAATATGGGGCTACCATGGGCTTTTTCCCTGTGGATGAGCAAACGCTGGACTATCTCCGCCTCACTGGACGCAGTGAAGAGCAAGTCCAACTGGTCAAAGCTTATTATCAAGCCCAAGGCTTGTTCAGAACGGATGACAGTGCTGAGCCTGTCTTCTCTGACACCATCACCTTGGATCTCAGCACCATTGAACCCACCCTTGCCGGGCCAAGACGTCCCCAAGACCGCATTGTGTTGTCCGAGATGAAAGAAAGCTTTAACAAAACCTTGCGTGCACCGGTTGAGGATGGCGGCTTTGGCTTAAGCGATGAAGAACTGAACAAAAAAGTAAAAGTAGAGCATCCTAACGGAGAAACTTCCGAATTGACTAATGGCTCTGTGGTGATTGCGGCTATTACCAGCTGTACCAACACGTCCAACCCAAGCGTGATGCTGGGTGCTGGTCTTGTGGCCAAAAAAGCGGTTGAGAAAGGCTTGACCACGCCCGCCTATGTTAAAACCAGCTTAACCCCGGGCTCCAAAGTGGTCACTCAATACCTGATTGATGCCGGTTTAATGGAACCGCTTGAAGCCCTTGGCTTCCATGTGGCTGGTTACGGTTGTGCCACCTGTATCGGTAACTCCGGTCCGTTGCCGGATGAGGTCTCCAAAGCGATTGCCGAAAACGATCTGACCGTCTGCTCCGTATTAAGCGGCAACCGCAACTTTGAAGGCCGCATTCATGCTCAGGTAAAAGCCAACTACTTGGCTTCACCGCCCCTTGTCGTGGCCTATGCCATTGCCGGCACCATGAACATTGACTTGCAGAAGGAACCGCTTGGCCATGATAAAGACGGCAATCCTGTCTACCTGAAAGATATTTGGCCTACACCGGAAGAGTTGCAGGCTGCCCTGCAAACGGTGAACTCAGACTTATTCAAAAAAGAATATGAAAATGTGTTTGAATCCAACCCGCGCTTTAACGAAATTGACGCGCCGAAGGGAGACCTGTATGAATTCGATCCCGAATCCACTTACATCCAGGAGCCTCCGTTCTTTGAAAACCTTGAGCCCGAAGTGGGGGACATCGAAGAAATTAAAGGTGCGAGAGCACTAGCCCTGTTGGGTGACTCTGTAACCACCGACCATATTTCACCGGCTGGTAACATCGCCCCTGACAGTCCGGCAGGCAAGTATCTTCTGGAGCGGGGTGTAGAGCGCAAAGACTTTAACTCCTATGGTTCCCGCCGCGGCAACCATGAAGTGATGATGCGCGGTACCTTTGCCAACATCCGCATTCGCAACCAAATGGTCCCCGGCACAGAGGGCGGCTATACGAGATATCTGCCGACCGGTGAGATTATGCCGATCTACGATGCTGCCATGAAGTATCAACAAGATGGCACACCCTTGGTTGTTCTGGCCGGTAAAGAATACGGTACCGGAAGCTCCCGTGACTGGGCAGCCAAGGGAACCAACTTGCTGGGCGTCAAAGCAGTCATTGCCGAAAGCTTCGAACGGATCCATCGCACCAACCTGGTCTGCATGGGCGTTCTGCCGCTGCAGTTTGCAGAAGGACAGGGCTGGAAGCAGCTCGGTATTACAGGTAACGAAACCTTTGATATCCTCGGCTTGGACAATAACCTGAAACCGGGTCAAACCATCACCGTGCGGGCTACCCGTGAAGATGGATCCAGCTTTGAATTTAACGTTATTGTCCGCCTGGACAGTGTGGTGGACATCGAGTACTATCGTAACGGCGGTATCTTGCAAAAAGTGTTGCGCCAAATGGTGCAAAGTGCTTAA
- a CDS encoding hemolysin family protein: MDEVSVSFGIILLVLLVLSAFFSASETAFSSANKIRLKHFADEKRKGAQKALYISEHFDKALTTILVGNNLVNIAAATIASSLFVAMFGPKTGMLVSTIVMTILILVFGEILPKSFAKEHAESFSLAVANILYLLMKLFTPISWLFAQLKRLMSKLIRPKQDVPSVTEEEIKLLVDISEEEGVIDKTEKELVHRSLNFNNIIVGEILTPRPDMVAVEVNQPVEEIKQVFLREKFSRIPVYEGSIDNIIGILSEREFLSSLLQHEHVDIRKLLRKPLFVVESMKISSLLPELQKNKIHMAIVIDEFGGTAGLITMEDILEEIVGEIWDEHDEQVKVITQLDKNTYIFSADFSLDEFARMTKVELPDTVYHTLGGWLVEEFQRVPQKGEQLYYENLLLTIEEAESRRIRKVRVEIREYAPSQSKAYG, from the coding sequence TTGGACGAGGTGTCGGTTAGTTTTGGGATTATCTTGTTGGTGTTACTCGTTCTGTCAGCCTTTTTTTCTGCATCAGAAACGGCTTTTTCCAGTGCAAACAAAATCCGGCTCAAACACTTTGCAGATGAGAAACGAAAAGGAGCCCAAAAAGCACTGTATATATCAGAGCATTTTGACAAAGCACTGACCACCATTTTAGTGGGAAATAACCTGGTTAACATTGCAGCAGCCACGATTGCCAGCTCTTTGTTTGTTGCGATGTTCGGACCAAAAACGGGGATGCTCGTCAGCACCATCGTCATGACCATCCTTATCCTGGTTTTTGGTGAAATTTTGCCCAAATCATTTGCCAAAGAACATGCTGAGTCGTTTTCCCTAGCCGTAGCCAACATCTTGTATTTACTGATGAAACTGTTTACGCCGATCAGCTGGCTGTTTGCCCAATTGAAGCGCTTAATGTCCAAACTTATACGTCCTAAACAGGATGTTCCATCCGTTACCGAGGAAGAAATTAAGCTTTTGGTGGATATCAGTGAGGAAGAAGGGGTTATCGATAAAACAGAAAAAGAACTGGTACACCGTTCCCTTAACTTTAACAATATTATTGTGGGTGAAATTTTAACTCCTCGTCCCGATATGGTGGCCGTTGAAGTTAACCAACCCGTGGAAGAAATTAAACAAGTTTTTTTGAGGGAAAAATTTTCCCGGATTCCCGTGTATGAAGGGAGCATCGACAATATTATCGGCATCCTATCCGAGCGTGAGTTCTTATCCTCTTTGCTTCAACACGAGCATGTCGACATCAGGAAGTTGTTACGCAAGCCACTCTTTGTCGTTGAGTCAATGAAAATCTCTTCACTACTTCCGGAACTACAAAAAAATAAAATTCATATGGCCATTGTGATTGATGAATTTGGCGGCACAGCCGGTTTGATCACCATGGAAGATATTCTGGAAGAGATTGTAGGGGAAATATGGGATGAACATGATGAACAAGTGAAAGTGATCACCCAGCTGGATAAAAATACTTATATTTTCTCCGCCGATTTCTCTTTAGACGAATTTGCCCGCATGACCAAGGTGGAGCTTCCTGACACTGTTTATCACACCCTTGGCGGCTGGTTGGTTGAAGAATTTCAACGGGTGCCCCAAAAAGGAGAACAACTGTATTATGAAAATTTATTACTGACCATTGAAGAAGCGGAAAGCCGCAGAATCAGAAAAGTGAGAGTGGAAATAAGGGAATACGCCCCTTCTCAATCAAAAGCGTATGGTTAA
- a CDS encoding formate--tetrahydrofolate ligase translates to MQTPTIVQDDITIAQQAKLKPIGDIAALLGLKEDDYEPYGHYKAKVKLDVLKRLKTKQDGKLILVTGISPTPAGEGKSTVTVGLGQALNRLGRKAVVALREPSLGPTMGIKGGATGGGYSQVLPMEDINLHFTGDIHAITAANNALSALIDNHIHQGNQLGIDPRRIIWKRVLDMNDRALRQVVVGLGGPAQGVPRQDGFDITVASEVMAVLCLSEDIEDLKQRLSRMVIGYTYDKQPVTVADLKAQGAMALLLKDALKPNLVQTLENTPAFIHGGPFANIAHGCNSLVATKMALKLAEYTVTEAGFGADLGAEKFINIKSRTGGLKPDAAVIVATVRALKMHGGVPKDQLKVVNVEAVKKGLENLAQHVHIMRHFRLPCVVALNHFLHDSETEINVIEQWCHEQGVPFTVCRVWAEGGRGGEALAETVIKLVERPQADKENKNPAADEALRFTYPLAASIADKIRAIATNIYGARDVQFSPKAQKQMEQFERYGWGRLPICMAKTQYSFSDDPKRLGRPTGFTLTIRELKPSLGAGFIVALTGDVMTMPGLPKEPAALKMNIDNEGKVEGLF, encoded by the coding sequence ATGCAAACGCCAACCATCGTACAAGATGATATTACCATTGCCCAACAAGCCAAACTGAAGCCAATCGGTGACATTGCCGCACTACTGGGACTCAAGGAAGACGACTATGAGCCATATGGACACTATAAGGCAAAAGTGAAACTGGATGTCCTGAAACGTTTGAAAACCAAACAGGATGGAAAGCTGATCCTCGTCACCGGTATCAGTCCCACTCCTGCTGGAGAAGGAAAATCAACTGTGACGGTCGGTCTGGGGCAAGCTTTGAATCGTCTAGGCCGTAAAGCGGTTGTGGCCTTGCGGGAGCCCTCACTGGGGCCGACAATGGGGATTAAAGGAGGCGCAACCGGAGGCGGCTACTCCCAGGTTTTACCTATGGAGGATATCAACCTGCACTTTACAGGGGATATCCATGCTATTACCGCAGCTAACAACGCTCTTTCTGCCCTGATCGATAATCATATCCATCAAGGAAACCAGCTGGGGATCGATCCGCGCCGGATCATCTGGAAACGCGTTCTAGATATGAATGACCGGGCCCTGCGCCAGGTCGTGGTTGGTTTGGGCGGCCCTGCCCAAGGCGTTCCACGGCAGGACGGCTTTGACATTACCGTTGCTTCAGAAGTGATGGCCGTCCTGTGCTTAAGTGAAGATATTGAGGATTTGAAACAGCGCTTATCCCGCATGGTGATCGGTTATACATATGACAAACAGCCGGTGACCGTAGCCGATCTCAAGGCGCAAGGGGCTATGGCTTTGCTGTTAAAAGATGCGTTAAAACCCAACCTGGTGCAAACCCTGGAAAACACCCCGGCTTTCATTCATGGTGGACCCTTTGCCAATATTGCCCATGGCTGCAACAGCCTGGTGGCCACCAAAATGGCTTTAAAACTAGCAGAATACACCGTCACTGAAGCAGGATTTGGCGCCGATTTAGGGGCAGAGAAATTTATCAACATTAAGTCCAGAACTGGGGGGCTCAAACCAGATGCTGCCGTGATCGTGGCGACCGTCCGGGCCTTGAAAATGCATGGTGGCGTGCCAAAAGACCAGTTAAAAGTGGTAAATGTGGAAGCAGTGAAAAAGGGATTAGAGAATCTGGCTCAGCACGTGCACATTATGCGCCACTTCCGTCTGCCCTGTGTCGTGGCCCTTAACCACTTCCTGCATGATTCAGAAACAGAAATCAATGTGATTGAACAATGGTGCCACGAACAAGGCGTTCCTTTTACCGTGTGCCGCGTTTGGGCTGAGGGCGGCCGTGGCGGTGAGGCGTTAGCTGAAACCGTCATCAAGCTTGTTGAAAGACCACAAGCCGATAAAGAAAACAAAAACCCTGCAGCTGATGAGGCGTTAAGATTTACTTATCCCTTGGCAGCTTCCATTGCCGACAAAATACGCGCCATTGCGACTAATATCTACGGTGCCCGCGATGTCCAGTTTTCACCCAAGGCCCAAAAGCAAATGGAGCAGTTTGAAAGGTATGGCTGGGGTAGATTGCCCATCTGTATGGCCAAAACGCAATATTCATTCAGCGATGATCCCAAACGGCTGGGACGCCCCACCGGCTTCACCCTGACCATCCGGGAGCTAAAACCTTCTCTCGGTGCTGGGTTTATTGTGGCCTTAACAGGGGACGTGATGACCATGCCCGGTCTGCCCAAAGAACCGGCCGCCTTGAAAATGAACATCGACAATGAAGGCAAAGTAGAAGGCTTGTTCTAA
- a CDS encoding AzlD domain-containing protein translates to MGLLLIILGMAVVTFVPRLLPVFIIDRLTLPKWMHKWLRSIPYAALGALIFPGILSVEPSAPAIGVIGGGVAALIAYFRGHILLVILAAILTVFTLQMWLL, encoded by the coding sequence ATGGGGTTGTTGCTGATTATTTTGGGCATGGCTGTGGTGACGTTTGTGCCAAGATTGCTGCCGGTGTTTATTATCGACCGTTTAACCCTACCTAAATGGATGCACAAATGGTTGCGGAGCATTCCTTATGCGGCTTTGGGCGCGCTTATTTTTCCCGGGATTTTATCGGTGGAACCAAGTGCCCCTGCGATTGGTGTCATAGGTGGCGGGGTGGCTGCGCTTATCGCTTATTTCCGTGGGCATATCCTGTTGGTCATACTGGCGGCCATTTTAACGGTATTTACCTTACAAATGTGGTTGTTATAG
- a CDS encoding AzlC family ABC transporter permease, whose product MEQIEKQVNRQMDKGALAQGVSAGIPIMIGYLPIGVAFGVISRETGVPLLDTVLMSSLVFAGASQFMAINMIAMGASFAEIVLATFVLNFRHFVMSMSLMNRVREVPRSWKAALSLGITDETFAVASLQKEKPHQLFLGGLMLAAYVSWVFATLLGALLSNVIPPEIGASMSIALYAMFIGLLVPAIRQYWKVGLIAALSAGLCTLFSSILSGGWAIVLATLLGGLAGILVIDVEDDEE is encoded by the coding sequence ATGGAGCAAATAGAAAAACAGGTTAACCGACAGATGGATAAAGGGGCGTTAGCCCAGGGCGTTTCGGCTGGCATTCCGATTATGATTGGCTATCTTCCTATTGGAGTGGCCTTTGGTGTTATCTCCAGAGAAACGGGAGTGCCGCTTTTGGATACGGTGTTGATGTCCAGCTTGGTTTTCGCGGGTGCTAGTCAATTTATGGCGATTAACATGATCGCTATGGGCGCAAGTTTTGCGGAGATTGTTTTAGCAACTTTTGTTCTTAATTTTCGACACTTTGTGATGAGCATGTCTTTGATGAACCGGGTCAGGGAAGTGCCCAGGTCGTGGAAAGCAGCGCTCTCTTTAGGCATCACCGATGAAACCTTTGCCGTCGCTTCATTGCAAAAAGAAAAGCCTCATCAACTCTTTTTGGGCGGACTGATGTTAGCGGCTTATGTCTCCTGGGTGTTTGCTACTCTCCTGGGAGCGCTTCTCTCCAATGTCATCCCTCCAGAGATCGGTGCCAGTATGTCCATTGCCCTGTATGCGATGTTTATTGGTTTGTTGGTGCCGGCCATCCGCCAGTATTGGAAAGTGGGTCTTATTGCTGCACTCAGTGCAGGGCTTTGCACGTTGTTTTCATCCATTTTAAGCGGAGGATGGGCGATTGTCTTGGCCACGCTGCTAGGTGGGTTGGCAGGAATATTGGTTATTGATGTTGAGGATGATGAGGAGTGA
- a CDS encoding helix-turn-helix domain-containing protein, translating to MSSNNPWEENNVGKRIGAKLRQIRRGRGLSMEALANQIGVSKMTLAKIEQGEANPTLSVIWKIANGLSIPITALLSVEANVSLARKNEGLILTSANDSFTVEPLFGAQGSFELYRGYLQAHSEYPSEAHAPGVVEFVTVMSGKLTVEVDGETYHLEEHDSIRFSGDRPHTYINPSPSLTVLNFVIAYTSPETNTSVLFRK from the coding sequence ATGTCTAGCAATAACCCATGGGAAGAAAACAATGTCGGCAAGCGCATTGGCGCCAAATTGCGCCAAATCCGCCGGGGCAGAGGCCTCAGTATGGAAGCTTTGGCTAACCAGATCGGGGTAAGCAAAATGACCCTGGCTAAAATTGAACAAGGCGAAGCGAACCCCACCTTGTCAGTTATTTGGAAAATTGCCAACGGTCTCTCAATCCCGATCACCGCTTTATTGTCTGTTGAGGCCAATGTCTCTCTTGCCCGTAAAAATGAAGGACTTATATTAACCAGTGCCAATGACTCCTTTACCGTTGAACCTTTGTTCGGGGCGCAAGGATCTTTTGAACTTTATCGGGGATACCTGCAAGCTCACAGTGAATACCCATCAGAAGCCCACGCACCGGGTGTCGTAGAATTTGTGACCGTGATGTCGGGCAAACTGACCGTTGAAGTGGACGGGGAAACATACCACTTGGAGGAGCATGACTCGATCCGCTTCTCTGGGGACCGACCGCATACATACATTAATCCATCCCCATCTTTGACCGTTTTAAATTTTGTCATTGCTTATACAAGTCCCGAAACCAACACATCCGTGTTATTTAGGAAATAA
- a CDS encoding phosphatase PAP2 family protein gives MSKKTGFRLFYIFLVSVYVNALIKIYTGHPRPVGVEGIHSIFVSSAEVGSHYPYDSFPSGHAQGSTTLWGYLAYVLNKPWFWVVSVILIFCISFSRLYAGLHWPIDVAAGILIGIIVLVAGFRAAQTVSQLPVCLQWLLAAGFPLLLLVVFREPEGVKYAGFLLGAGAAYLVEQRYVQMNLRTAVWKKAIAFLIGMAGIITLQTGLKIIFPTYLLADFLRYTIMGIWGIGLAPWIFVKLGLYPSDLDMGTPLAQKSVGAP, from the coding sequence ATGTCTAAAAAAACCGGTTTTCGCCTCTTTTATATCTTTCTGGTCTCCGTTTATGTCAATGCCTTGATTAAAATTTATACCGGTCATCCACGCCCAGTGGGAGTAGAGGGGATTCACTCTATTTTTGTTTCATCGGCAGAGGTTGGCAGTCACTATCCCTATGATTCTTTTCCCAGTGGCCATGCCCAAGGCTCCACGACATTGTGGGGGTATCTGGCTTATGTGCTCAACAAGCCTTGGTTTTGGGTTGTTTCGGTTATCCTGATTTTTTGTATTTCTTTTTCCCGTTTGTATGCTGGATTACACTGGCCTATTGACGTGGCAGCTGGCATCTTGATTGGCATCATTGTCCTGGTTGCCGGGTTTAGGGCGGCACAAACGGTCAGCCAGCTTCCAGTCTGCTTGCAGTGGCTGTTGGCTGCCGGGTTTCCTCTCCTTCTTTTGGTTGTGTTTCGGGAACCTGAAGGGGTGAAGTATGCGGGTTTTTTGTTGGGAGCCGGCGCAGCCTATTTGGTGGAGCAACGCTATGTTCAAATGAACTTGCGTACAGCGGTGTGGAAAAAAGCAATAGCCTTTTTGATTGGTATGGCCGGGATCATCACCTTGCAAACCGGTCTGAAAATCATCTTTCCTACTTATCTGTTAGCTGATTTTCTCCGCTACACCATCATGGGCATCTGGGGGATTGGTCTGGCACCCTGGATCTTTGTCAAACTGGGACTGTATCCCTCGGACCTGGACATGGGCACTCCTCTCGCACAGAAATCAGTGGGTGCCCCTTAG